From Acidothermus cellulolyticus 11B, a single genomic window includes:
- the argF gene encoding ornithine carbamoyltransferase: MIRHFLADDDLTPSEQAAVLDEAARLKKDRYAARPLTGPRSVAVVFEKPSTRTRVSFEVAITELGGQPVVLDAVGSQLGRGEPIEDTARVLSRYVAAIVLRTFGHDRITTLARYATVPVVNALSDAYHPCQALADLLTIRERKGGLDGVRLAYVGDGNNVACSLLVAGAMAGLHVTVASPAGYQPPPAVVARAAEIGEQTGGRVEVVDDPRTAARNADVLYTDVWTSMGQEEETAARRRAFAGFTVDDDLLALAADDAIVLHCLPAHRGEEITASVLEGPQSAIFDQAENRLHTAKALLSFLLDAAGGRGIP; this comes from the coding sequence GTGATCCGGCATTTCCTCGCCGACGACGACCTCACGCCGAGCGAGCAGGCGGCGGTGCTCGACGAAGCGGCCCGGTTGAAGAAGGACCGGTACGCCGCCCGCCCGCTGACCGGCCCGCGGTCGGTGGCCGTGGTGTTCGAGAAGCCGTCAACGCGCACCCGGGTCTCCTTTGAGGTAGCGATCACCGAACTGGGTGGGCAGCCGGTCGTGCTGGACGCCGTCGGCTCCCAGCTCGGCCGCGGCGAGCCGATTGAGGACACGGCGCGGGTGCTCTCCCGTTACGTCGCCGCGATCGTGCTGCGGACCTTCGGTCACGACCGGATCACCACCCTGGCCCGGTACGCCACGGTGCCGGTGGTCAACGCACTCTCCGACGCCTATCACCCGTGTCAGGCGCTCGCCGACTTGCTGACGATCCGCGAGCGGAAGGGCGGATTGGACGGCGTCCGGCTCGCCTATGTCGGCGACGGGAACAACGTCGCCTGCTCGCTGCTGGTCGCCGGTGCAATGGCCGGCCTGCACGTGACGGTTGCCAGTCCGGCCGGCTACCAGCCGCCGCCGGCCGTGGTGGCGCGGGCCGCGGAGATCGGTGAGCAGACCGGCGGGCGGGTCGAGGTGGTCGACGACCCGCGGACCGCCGCCCGGAACGCAGATGTGCTGTACACCGACGTCTGGACGTCGATGGGCCAGGAGGAGGAAACCGCAGCCCGGCGCCGCGCGTTCGCCGGCTTCACCGTCGACGACGACCTGCTCGCCCTAGCGGCCGACGATGCGATCGTCCTGCACTGCCTGCCGGCGCATCGCGGCGAGGAGATCACCGCATCCGTGCTGGAGGGACCGCAGTCGGCGATCTTCGATCAGGCGGAGAACCGGCTGCACACGGCCAAAGCGCTGCTCAGCTTCCTCCTTGACGCGGCGGGCGGCAGGGGCATCCCATGA
- a CDS encoding DNA-3-methyladenine glycosylase encodes MTPIPREFFAADALAVAPRLLGCLVRHRTTSGSVTVRLTEVEAYLGECDPGSHAYRGRTPRNAVMFGPPGHVYVYFTYGMHYCMNLVCSPEGTASAVLLRAGEVVAGLTLARSRRPGIPDRDLARGPARLTVALGIDKTHNGVDACAPGSCLALEFRDPIPEEMICCGPRVGVTAAADVPWRFWIRGEPTVSAYRPHVRRRRAPSRAEAGSRG; translated from the coding sequence GTGACACCGATTCCCCGGGAGTTCTTCGCCGCGGACGCGCTGGCCGTTGCGCCGCGGTTGCTGGGATGCCTAGTGCGGCACCGGACGACGTCCGGGTCGGTGACCGTCCGGCTCACCGAGGTGGAGGCGTATCTCGGGGAGTGTGATCCTGGCTCGCACGCCTACCGGGGGCGGACGCCGCGCAATGCCGTGATGTTCGGACCCCCCGGGCACGTCTACGTCTACTTCACGTACGGCATGCACTACTGCATGAACCTGGTCTGCAGTCCGGAGGGGACGGCGTCGGCCGTCCTGCTGCGCGCCGGCGAAGTGGTTGCCGGCCTCACCCTGGCGCGATCACGGCGTCCCGGCATCCCGGACCGTGACCTCGCCCGCGGTCCGGCGCGTCTCACGGTCGCCCTCGGCATCGACAAGACGCACAACGGGGTGGATGCCTGCGCTCCGGGCAGCTGCCTTGCGCTCGAATTCCGGGATCCGATCCCGGAGGAGATGATCTGCTGCGGTCCGCGGGTTGGGGTCACCGCGGCCGCCGATGTTCCGTGGCGGTTCTGGATCCGCGGCGAGCCAACTGTCTCGGCGTACCGGCCGCACGTCCGCCGCCGGCGGGCTCCTTCTCGCGCCGAAGCCGGCAGCCGGGGCTGA
- a CDS encoding acetylornithine transaminase yields the protein MTTTAHDELLAGFAEVFMPTYAPTLAIDHGVGCTVVDVDGRRYLDLIGGIAVSALGHAHPAIVDAVCGQVRRIAHTSNLYAHAPGVALARRLIELAAPDGDARVFLANSGAEANEAAIKLARKVAGPARPVFVAAEQAFHGRTLGALALTAKPAFREPFAPFGLEVRFVPYGDVDALSRAVTGQVGAVVLEPILGEAGVIVPPDGYLRAAREICDRAGAALIIDEIQTGIGRTGTWFAYQREGIRPDILTLAKGLGGGLPIGACIGFGRYATGFAKGDHGSTFGANPIACAAALAVLQTIADDDLLGHVAAVGDRLRAGITGLGHPAIAEVRGRGLLIGIALRDLPAPAVEAACRRAGFLVNAIAPHTIRLAPPLIVSAAEVDRFITALPGILEEVVGS from the coding sequence ATGACGACGACCGCTCACGACGAGCTCCTCGCCGGGTTCGCGGAGGTCTTCATGCCGACCTACGCGCCGACTCTCGCGATCGACCACGGGGTGGGGTGCACCGTGGTCGACGTCGACGGACGCCGCTACCTGGACTTGATCGGTGGGATCGCGGTGAGCGCGCTGGGTCATGCGCACCCCGCCATCGTCGATGCGGTCTGCGGCCAGGTCCGCCGGATTGCGCACACCAGCAACCTCTACGCGCACGCACCGGGCGTCGCGCTGGCCCGGCGGCTCATCGAGCTTGCCGCCCCGGATGGAGACGCGCGGGTGTTCCTCGCGAACAGCGGCGCGGAGGCAAACGAAGCAGCGATCAAGTTGGCCCGGAAGGTGGCCGGCCCGGCCCGACCGGTTTTCGTGGCGGCAGAGCAGGCGTTTCACGGCCGCACCCTGGGCGCGCTGGCCCTCACCGCCAAGCCGGCATTCCGTGAGCCGTTCGCGCCGTTCGGCCTCGAGGTGCGGTTCGTGCCGTACGGCGACGTCGACGCGCTCAGCCGGGCGGTCACCGGGCAGGTCGGCGCGGTCGTGCTGGAACCGATCCTCGGCGAGGCCGGAGTGATCGTCCCGCCGGATGGCTACCTGCGCGCGGCCCGGGAGATCTGCGATCGAGCGGGTGCGGCGCTCATCATCGATGAGATCCAGACCGGGATCGGCCGGACCGGCACGTGGTTTGCCTATCAACGCGAGGGGATACGCCCAGACATCCTGACCCTGGCCAAGGGACTCGGCGGGGGCCTGCCGATCGGGGCGTGCATCGGTTTCGGCCGGTACGCAACCGGTTTCGCCAAGGGTGATCACGGTTCGACGTTCGGCGCCAATCCGATCGCCTGCGCCGCGGCCCTCGCCGTCCTGCAGACCATTGCGGACGACGACCTGCTCGGGCACGTCGCAGCAGTGGGCGACCGGCTCCGCGCAGGGATCACCGGCCTTGGTCACCCGGCGATTGCCGAAGTGCGCGGCCGCGGTCTGCTGATCGGCATTGCACTCCGCGACCTACCGGCTCCAGCGGTGGAGGCGGCCTGCCGTCGCGCCGGCTTCCTCGTCAATGCCATCGCACCGCACACGATCCGGCTCGCACCGCCGCTCATCGTGTCCGCGGCAGAAGTGGACCGGTTCATCACCGCGCTGCCCGGCATCCTTGAGGAGGTGGTGGGCTCGTGA
- a CDS encoding argininosuccinate synthase — MTERVVLAYSGGLDTSVCIGWITEQTGAEVIAVAVDVGQGEDMEVIRKRALACGAVEAEVIDARAEFAADYCVPALRANALYMGRYPLISALSRPLIDKHLVAAAHRHKATAVAHGSTGKGNDQVRFEVGIGSLDPELRILAPVRDSGMTRDRAIAFAEAKGLPIEVTKKSPYSIDANLWGRAIETGFLEDIWNAPIEEIYAYTADPAVPRPADEVVVSFSDGVPVAIDGRPVSPLEAITELNRRAGAQGVGRIDLVEDRLVGIKSREVYEAPGAVALITAHQELENVTVERDLARFKRLVDQRWAELVYDGLWFSPLKRALDAFIDTAQRHVTGDIRLVLHGGRAVVTGRRSPQALYDYRLATYDTGDLFDQSLAKGFVELWGLPSRTAARRDLAAGAGE, encoded by the coding sequence ATGACCGAGCGCGTCGTCCTCGCCTATTCAGGCGGGCTGGATACCTCCGTCTGCATCGGGTGGATCACCGAGCAGACCGGAGCTGAGGTGATCGCCGTGGCGGTGGACGTCGGCCAGGGCGAGGACATGGAGGTGATCCGCAAGCGGGCTCTGGCCTGCGGGGCGGTCGAAGCCGAGGTGATCGACGCGCGTGCGGAGTTCGCCGCGGACTACTGCGTTCCTGCGCTCCGGGCGAATGCCCTGTACATGGGCCGGTATCCGCTGATCTCCGCGCTCTCGCGACCGTTGATCGACAAGCACCTGGTCGCCGCCGCGCATCGGCACAAGGCGACGGCCGTAGCGCACGGCAGCACCGGCAAGGGCAACGACCAGGTCCGGTTCGAAGTGGGCATCGGGTCGCTCGACCCGGAGCTTCGGATCCTCGCCCCAGTCCGGGACTCCGGGATGACCAGGGACCGGGCCATCGCCTTCGCGGAAGCCAAGGGACTCCCGATCGAGGTGACGAAGAAGTCGCCGTACTCGATCGATGCCAACCTCTGGGGCCGGGCGATCGAAACCGGGTTCCTGGAGGACATCTGGAACGCTCCCATCGAGGAGATCTACGCCTACACCGCTGATCCGGCCGTGCCGCGCCCCGCCGATGAGGTGGTGGTCTCCTTCTCGGACGGCGTCCCGGTCGCGATCGACGGACGCCCGGTGAGCCCGCTGGAGGCGATCACCGAGCTGAACCGCCGGGCCGGGGCGCAGGGTGTCGGCCGGATCGACCTGGTCGAGGACCGTCTCGTCGGGATCAAGAGCCGCGAGGTGTACGAAGCGCCGGGGGCCGTCGCTCTGATCACCGCCCATCAGGAGCTGGAGAACGTCACCGTCGAGCGGGATCTCGCCCGATTCAAGCGCCTTGTCGATCAACGCTGGGCTGAACTCGTCTACGACGGGCTCTGGTTCTCCCCGCTCAAGCGGGCGCTCGACGCGTTCATCGACACCGCGCAACGTCATGTGACCGGCGACATCCGGCTTGTCCTGCACGGCGGCCGGGCTGTGGTGACCGGACGGCGCAGCCCGCAGGCGTTGTACGACTACCGGCTCGCCACGTACGACACCGGAGACCTCTTCGACCAGTCGTTGGCGAAAGGCTTTGTCGAGCTGTGGGGGCTGCCCAGCCGGACGGCGGCCCGCCGGGACCTTGCGGCAGGCGCCGGTGAGTGA
- a CDS encoding arginine repressor: MTTATPGTKAARHARIRELLAARSIRSQHELAELLAAEGFLVTQATLSRDLEEIGAVRLRSVDGGFVYVVPSTEPPAASAAGRLARLAAELLISAEPSGNLVVVRTPPGGAHLLASAMDQAGLPDLLGTVAGDDTVLCVVRRPDGGAALARRLLDLAQRRGALTRARKRSASPHAGAEHEGEIR, translated from the coding sequence ATGACCACGGCCACGCCGGGTACCAAGGCTGCCCGGCACGCACGGATCCGGGAGTTGCTGGCCGCCCGGTCGATCCGCTCCCAGCACGAACTAGCGGAACTGCTGGCGGCCGAGGGATTCTTGGTCACCCAGGCGACCCTGTCGCGGGATCTCGAGGAGATCGGTGCGGTTCGCCTCCGCTCCGTGGACGGCGGGTTCGTCTACGTCGTGCCATCGACCGAACCGCCGGCGGCCTCCGCTGCGGGCCGTCTGGCCCGGCTGGCTGCCGAGCTGCTGATCTCCGCTGAGCCGAGCGGAAACCTTGTCGTCGTCCGGACCCCGCCCGGCGGGGCGCATCTGCTCGCTTCGGCGATGGACCAGGCTGGGTTACCCGACCTGCTGGGCACGGTGGCCGGCGACGATACGGTGCTGTGCGTCGTCCGCCGGCCGGACGGGGGCGCGGCACTTGCCCGCCGCCTCCTTGACCTCGCCCAACGGCGTGGTGCGCTGACCCGGGCCCGTAAGAGGTCGGCATCCCCGCATGCCGGAGCTGAACACGAAGGAGAGATTCGATGA
- the argH gene encoding argininosuccinate lyase: MSEPSAAVGQRPGGESAPAHRLWGGRFTAGPAESVAALSRSIDVDWRLARYDLRASKAHARVLAAAGLLDADELAQLLAALDELDRACASGTFQPAAADEDVHTALERALLERLGPLGGKLRAGRSRNDQIATDLRLYLRDHVRLLVRRLVDLQWALVDQAERHLDLPAPGMTHLQHAQPVLFAHHLLAHVAAFARDVDRFRDWDRRAAICPLGAGALAGSSLPLDPHAVAAELGFTAPAANSIDAVSDRDFAAEFAFAAALVGVHLSRLGEEIVLWCSQEFGWVELDDAYATGSSIMPQKKNPDVAELARGKAGRLIGNLTSLLTMLKGLPLAYDRDLQEDKFPVFDSLDTLLLVLPAMTGLVATMRVKADRVAAAAPAGFSLATDVAEALVRRGVPFHEAHQAVGRLVAWCAAHGTDLSAVDDDQLAEISPYFTPENRAEVRTVLSVRGAIGARAAYGGTAPERVAEQLAAVRAALADSAAWADAAP; the protein is encoded by the coding sequence GTGAGTGAGCCGTCGGCGGCGGTCGGTCAGCGCCCCGGCGGCGAGTCGGCCCCGGCGCATCGCCTCTGGGGAGGACGGTTCACCGCCGGGCCGGCGGAGTCGGTGGCCGCGCTCTCCCGGTCGATCGACGTCGATTGGCGGTTGGCTCGTTACGATCTTCGCGCATCGAAGGCGCATGCCCGGGTTCTCGCCGCCGCCGGTCTCCTGGACGCCGACGAGCTCGCCCAGCTCCTCGCCGCCCTCGACGAGCTGGATCGCGCGTGTGCATCAGGAACCTTCCAGCCGGCGGCCGCGGATGAGGACGTCCACACCGCGCTGGAGCGGGCCCTGCTGGAACGACTCGGACCGCTCGGCGGCAAGCTCCGGGCCGGGCGGAGTCGCAACGACCAGATCGCCACCGACCTCCGGCTCTACCTGCGAGATCACGTACGGCTGTTGGTCCGCCGGCTGGTCGATCTGCAGTGGGCGTTGGTGGACCAGGCCGAGCGTCACCTCGACCTCCCTGCGCCGGGAATGACCCACCTCCAGCACGCGCAACCGGTCCTCTTCGCCCACCACCTCCTCGCGCACGTGGCTGCGTTTGCCCGGGACGTCGACCGGTTCCGCGACTGGGACCGCCGCGCGGCGATCTGTCCGCTCGGCGCAGGCGCGCTCGCCGGTTCGTCGCTGCCGCTCGACCCGCACGCGGTCGCGGCCGAACTTGGGTTCACCGCACCGGCGGCCAATTCGATCGACGCGGTGAGCGACCGGGATTTCGCGGCGGAGTTCGCCTTCGCCGCGGCGTTGGTCGGCGTCCACCTCTCCCGACTGGGCGAGGAGATCGTGCTCTGGTGCAGTCAGGAGTTCGGCTGGGTGGAGCTGGACGACGCGTACGCGACCGGTTCGTCGATCATGCCGCAGAAGAAGAATCCGGACGTCGCCGAGCTGGCCCGGGGCAAGGCCGGGCGGCTGATCGGCAATCTGACCAGCCTGCTCACGATGCTCAAGGGTCTTCCGCTGGCATATGACCGGGACCTGCAAGAAGACAAATTCCCGGTCTTCGATTCCCTCGATACCTTGCTGCTCGTCCTGCCCGCCATGACCGGCCTCGTCGCCACCATGCGGGTGAAGGCCGACCGGGTGGCGGCCGCTGCTCCGGCCGGGTTCTCCCTGGCGACCGACGTGGCCGAGGCGTTGGTACGCCGGGGCGTGCCGTTCCACGAGGCGCATCAGGCGGTCGGCCGGCTGGTGGCGTGGTGCGCGGCCCACGGAACCGATCTGTCCGCGGTGGACGACGATCAGCTCGCCGAGATCTCGCCGTACTTCACGCCGGAGAATCGCGCGGAGGTGCGCACCGTTCTGAGCGTCCGCGGGGCGATCGGTGCCCGGGCGGCGTACGGCGGAACCGCACCGGAGCGGGTGGCCGAGCAGCTCGCCGCCGTCCGGGCCGCGCTCGCTGACTCCGCTGCCTGGGCTGACGCCGCGCCGTGA
- the tyrS gene encoding tyrosine--tRNA ligase: MTHLLDDLAWRGLIAQSTDLEALRAAMNTGPITVYCGFDPTAPSLHIGHLVQILTLRRFQDAGHRPIALVGGATGLIGDPSGRTTERALNDPDVVAGWAERIHRQLAPFLDFTGERAGQPAIAVNNLEWTGRLTAIEFLRDVGKHFRVGRMLAKEVVAARLRSEQGISYTEFSYQILQSLDFLELYRRYRCVLQIGGIDQWGNLTSGIELIHKVEGVDVHALATPLVTKADGTKFGKTAGGAVWLDPALTSPYAFYQFWINTDDRDVPAYLRYFSLKNKDELEALEKDAGRDPAARLGQRALAEELTTLVHGATECGKVVAASAALFGRGELAGVEPETLAAALAEAGLVTMPFDPPPRVVDALVATGLVESRSAARRVISEGGAYVNNEKVTDVDAQIDPGRLLHGRWAVIRRGRRAVAGVERAG, encoded by the coding sequence GTGACGCATCTTCTGGACGATCTCGCCTGGCGCGGGCTCATCGCGCAGAGCACCGACCTCGAGGCACTCCGGGCCGCGATGAACACCGGTCCGATCACCGTGTACTGCGGTTTCGATCCGACGGCGCCGAGCCTGCACATCGGTCATCTCGTGCAGATCCTCACCCTGCGCCGCTTTCAGGACGCCGGTCACCGACCGATCGCGCTGGTCGGCGGTGCAACCGGCTTGATTGGTGATCCGTCCGGGCGGACGACGGAGCGTGCGCTCAATGATCCCGATGTGGTGGCCGGGTGGGCGGAGCGGATTCACCGCCAACTCGCGCCGTTCCTCGACTTCACCGGGGAACGGGCCGGCCAACCGGCCATCGCGGTGAACAATCTCGAGTGGACGGGCCGGCTGACGGCGATCGAGTTTCTCCGCGACGTCGGCAAGCATTTCCGGGTCGGCCGCATGCTGGCCAAGGAGGTCGTGGCCGCCCGCCTGCGCTCCGAGCAGGGCATCAGCTATACCGAGTTCAGCTACCAAATCTTGCAGAGCCTGGACTTCCTGGAGCTCTACCGGCGGTACCGGTGCGTCCTGCAGATCGGCGGAATCGATCAGTGGGGGAACCTCACCTCCGGTATCGAGCTCATCCACAAGGTGGAAGGGGTCGACGTCCACGCGCTGGCGACCCCGCTGGTGACGAAGGCGGATGGGACCAAATTCGGCAAGACGGCGGGCGGCGCCGTCTGGCTGGACCCCGCGTTGACCTCGCCGTACGCGTTCTACCAGTTCTGGATCAATACGGATGACCGTGACGTGCCGGCGTACCTGCGCTACTTCAGCTTGAAGAACAAGGACGAACTGGAGGCCTTGGAGAAGGACGCGGGCCGGGACCCCGCCGCCCGCCTGGGACAGCGGGCGCTGGCCGAAGAGCTGACCACCCTGGTTCACGGCGCGACGGAGTGCGGCAAGGTCGTCGCGGCTAGCGCGGCGCTCTTTGGCCGCGGGGAGCTCGCGGGTGTCGAGCCGGAAACGCTCGCCGCCGCTCTTGCAGAAGCCGGCTTGGTCACGATGCCGTTCGATCCGCCACCCCGGGTGGTCGACGCCTTGGTCGCGACCGGACTGGTGGAGTCGCGTTCGGCGGCCCGCCGGGTCATCAGCGAGGGCGGGGCGTACGTGAACAACGAGAAGGTGACGGACGTCGACGCCCAGATTGACCCAGGACGGTTGCTCCACGGCCGGTGGGCGGTGATTCGCCGCGGACGCCGCGCGGTCGCCGGCGTTGAGCGCGCTGGGTGA